A genomic region of Vitreoscilla filiformis contains the following coding sequences:
- a CDS encoding tRNA threonylcarbamoyladenosine dehydratase, with product MDTPDLERRFGGLARLYGAPAYERLRRLRLAVVGVGGVGSWAVEALARCGVAELVLIDLDQVAESNINRQVQALGATLGQAKVQALRERIADIHPGCLVHEVEDFVTPDNWPGLLPIAVDGVIDACDQVRAKAAVAAWARRAGVALVCCGAAGGKRQPHRLEVADLAEVSHDPLLASLRSRLRREHQAPRQGRMGVACVFSREPVAPPAGAATCDTDGTLNCHGYGSSVVVTAAVGLAAAAELIEQVLRRSSD from the coding sequence GTGGATACCCCCGATTTGGAGCGGCGCTTCGGAGGGTTGGCGCGTCTGTACGGTGCTCCGGCCTATGAGCGCCTGCGGCGGCTGAGGTTGGCCGTGGTGGGCGTGGGGGGGGTGGGTTCTTGGGCCGTCGAAGCGTTGGCCCGCTGTGGTGTGGCCGAGCTGGTGCTGATCGACTTGGATCAGGTGGCCGAGTCCAACATCAACCGCCAAGTGCAAGCCCTGGGGGCGACCCTGGGGCAAGCCAAAGTGCAAGCGTTGCGCGAGCGCATCGCCGACATCCACCCTGGCTGCCTTGTCCATGAAGTCGAAGACTTTGTGACGCCGGACAACTGGCCGGGCCTGCTGCCCATCGCGGTCGATGGGGTGATCGATGCGTGCGACCAAGTACGTGCCAAAGCCGCTGTGGCTGCCTGGGCGCGGCGGGCGGGTGTCGCTTTGGTGTGTTGTGGTGCAGCCGGGGGCAAGCGCCAACCGCACCGCTTGGAAGTCGCTGATTTGGCCGAAGTGAGCCACGATCCGCTGTTGGCCAGTTTGCGCAGCCGTTTGCGGCGCGAGCACCAGGCGCCGCGCCAAGGACGCATGGGCGTGGCCTGTGTGTTTTCGCGTGAGCCAGTGGCGCCCCCCGCAGGCGCGGCCACATGCGACACCGACGGCACACTCAACTGCCATGGGTATGGTTCGAGCGTTGTGGTCACGGCTGCTGTGGGCTTGGCGGCGGCGGCTGAGTTGATCGAACAGGTCTTACGTCGATCAAGCGATTGA
- the ybgF gene encoding tol-pal system protein YbgF gives MGLQPRLKTWPPASRWWVGVLLAGWVQISHAAGLFEDEDARRAILDLRGQLAQAMAVLKQQGEQIQQLQRNQLAVANELEGIRVDNARLRGDNEKLLRKVAEVEQKIKASSQEVDERVRKLEPGVETVDGKRFKVDADERRAYEDAMSGLRAGDYDKATNDLGNFLKRYPTSGYADSVRYWLASAQYGRRDYRSATTTFRAFLTSADADHPRAPEAMLALANCYVETKDSKTAKRLLEELIKKYPEAEASIAARERLAVLK, from the coding sequence ATGGGGCTGCAACCGCGTTTGAAAACTTGGCCTCCCGCATCGCGTTGGTGGGTGGGGGTGCTTTTGGCAGGTTGGGTGCAGATCAGCCATGCCGCTGGTTTGTTCGAGGATGAAGACGCCCGCCGGGCCATCCTCGACTTGCGTGGCCAGCTTGCCCAAGCCATGGCAGTACTGAAGCAGCAAGGTGAGCAAATCCAGCAGTTGCAGCGCAACCAACTGGCGGTGGCCAATGAGCTGGAGGGCATCCGCGTTGACAACGCCCGCCTGCGCGGCGACAACGAAAAGCTGCTGCGCAAGGTGGCCGAGGTCGAGCAAAAAATCAAGGCCAGCTCGCAGGAAGTCGATGAGCGCGTGCGCAAACTCGAACCGGGCGTTGAAACGGTCGATGGCAAGCGCTTCAAGGTGGATGCCGACGAGCGGCGGGCCTACGAAGATGCCATGAGCGGCCTGCGTGCGGGAGACTATGACAAAGCGACCAACGACCTGGGCAACTTCCTCAAGCGTTACCCGACCAGTGGTTATGCCGATTCGGTGCGCTACTGGTTGGCCAGTGCGCAGTACGGTCGGCGCGACTACCGCAGTGCCACGACCACATTCCGCGCCTTCCTGACTTCGGCCGATGCGGATCATCCGCGTGCCCCGGAGGCGATGTTGGCCCTGGCCAACTGCTATGTGGAAACCAAAGACAGCAAGACGGCCAAACGGTTGCTGGAAGAGCTGATCAAGAAGTATCCGGAAGCCGAGGCTTCGATCGCAGCGCGTGAGCGTCTGGCGGTGTTGAAGTGA
- a CDS encoding Ppx/GppA phosphatase family protein, producing MTTSRSSDMAPLSHPLACIDMGSNSFRLELGQLVAGRYKRSRYFKETVRLGAGLDEHSMLTGEAVERGLACLRRFADILQGWPATHIRAVATQTLREARNRNDFLTLAEQALGFPIEVISGREEARLIFAGVAHLQPAEPPRLVIDIGGRSTELILGQGRTPLEAESFQVGSVSLSMRHFPDGHISAEGFRTAQIAAGAAFEEALQIFKPERWQEALGSSGTAGAVADVLEGSGITDGVVTPEALRWLILRCIEAGHVDRLELPGLKPERRAVLPGGVAILYTLLIHFGIEALRPAKGALRQGVIVDLHDRLYAAAHPRTGHDPRDEAVQALQQRFQVDVAQATRVGTLAQTLFRQLALPEVTPHDAAELRWATALHEMGLMVSHHDHHRHSAYLMAHVDAVGFSQSQQRRLSELILGQRGGLRKVESCLRRPVSAWQLLCLRLAILKCHARQSIDDRAWRLVRTDHQVELRYSMRWAQAHPATVYLLREEAENWQRHGPLHLILPITPTV from the coding sequence ATGACCACGTCACGCTCTTCTGATATGGCGCCGCTGTCGCACCCCTTGGCCTGCATCGACATGGGTTCGAACAGTTTCCGCCTCGAACTCGGCCAACTCGTGGCCGGCCGCTACAAACGTTCACGCTACTTCAAAGAAACCGTCCGGCTGGGCGCAGGTTTGGACGAGCACAGCATGCTCACCGGTGAGGCTGTCGAACGGGGCCTGGCCTGCCTGCGCCGTTTCGCTGACATCCTGCAAGGCTGGCCCGCCACACACATCCGCGCCGTGGCCACGCAAACGCTGCGCGAGGCCCGCAACCGCAATGATTTTCTGACCTTGGCCGAACAGGCACTGGGGTTTCCCATTGAGGTGATTTCCGGGCGCGAGGAAGCTCGGCTGATTTTTGCCGGCGTGGCCCACTTGCAACCCGCCGAACCACCGCGCTTGGTGATCGACATCGGGGGGCGCTCCACCGAACTGATCTTGGGCCAAGGCCGCACGCCGCTGGAAGCGGAGTCTTTCCAAGTCGGCAGTGTGAGCTTGTCCATGCGCCACTTTCCCGACGGCCACATCAGCGCCGAAGGGTTCCGCACCGCGCAAATCGCCGCCGGTGCGGCGTTCGAAGAAGCGCTGCAAATTTTCAAGCCGGAGCGCTGGCAAGAAGCCCTGGGATCGTCCGGCACGGCAGGTGCGGTGGCTGATGTGCTGGAGGGCAGCGGCATCACCGACGGCGTCGTCACGCCCGAAGCGCTGCGTTGGCTGATTCTGCGCTGCATCGAAGCTGGCCACGTCGATCGTTTGGAATTGCCCGGGCTGAAACCGGAACGTCGCGCTGTTCTGCCGGGTGGTGTGGCCATTCTTTACACCCTGCTGATTCACTTTGGGATCGAGGCTCTGCGCCCAGCCAAAGGGGCCCTGCGCCAAGGGGTGATCGTGGATTTGCACGATCGGCTGTACGCCGCCGCTCACCCGCGCACGGGCCACGATCCTCGGGACGAAGCCGTTCAGGCCTTGCAGCAGCGGTTCCAAGTCGATGTGGCTCAAGCCACCCGTGTGGGCACCCTGGCGCAAACGCTGTTCCGACAACTGGCCTTGCCCGAAGTGACCCCTCACGACGCCGCCGAATTGCGCTGGGCCACCGCCCTGCATGAAATGGGGCTGATGGTGTCGCACCACGATCACCATCGACACAGTGCCTACCTGATGGCCCACGTCGATGCCGTGGGGTTCTCACAGAGCCAGCAGCGCCGCCTATCGGAACTGATTTTGGGACAGCGTGGCGGGTTGCGTAAGGTGGAGAGCTGCTTGCGCCGCCCTGTGAGCGCTTGGCAACTGCTGTGCTTGCGCCTGGCGATTTTGAAGTGCCACGCCCGCCAATCGATTGACGATCGGGCTTGGCGCCTGGTACGCACCGACCATCAAGTGGAATTGCGGTACAGCATGCGCTGGGCGCAAGCCCATCCGGCCACGGTTTATCTGCTGCGCGAGGAAGCCGAAAACTGGCAGCGACACGGCCCGCTGCACTTGATTCTGCCGATCACACCGACCGTTTGA
- the tolB gene encoding Tol-Pal system beta propeller repeat protein TolB, translating into MLNRRHCLSTLAILAGAAGGPAQAQFRVEIAGIGGTQLPITLAKFRDEGPQTALFTPIIRADLERSGRFRFVEPSPVADETISPAYDALRAKGSDALVAGSVRQSADGRLVVNFKLWDVVAGQEKLGQSITVAAPDARRAAHRIADVLYEFLTGDKGVYSTQVAYITRSAGRYELRLADADGENSQLVLSSASPLISPAWSPSGEELAYVSFETGKAVVWVQNLRNGQRRQLANFRGSNSAPAWSPNGQELAMTLSRDGVSQVYVMSRAGGNPRRVTNSGSIDTEAAYSPDGRMIYFVSDRGGSPQIYRVSSAGGDAERITFDGNYNISPAISPDGRTMAYVKRQSGQQFTVMTMDLASGSIQNISDTTDDESPSFAPNGKFLVYATRYQGREVLMTATLDGKVKARLVTATGVDIREPVWGPFLR; encoded by the coding sequence ATGCTGAATCGACGTCACTGCTTGAGCACCCTGGCGATCTTGGCGGGCGCGGCCGGTGGGCCGGCGCAAGCGCAGTTCCGGGTCGAGATCGCCGGTATCGGCGGCACCCAACTGCCGATCACCTTGGCGAAATTCCGGGATGAAGGCCCGCAAACGGCATTGTTCACCCCGATCATCCGCGCCGATCTGGAACGCAGCGGGCGTTTCCGTTTCGTTGAGCCCTCCCCGGTGGCGGACGAAACCATCTCCCCCGCCTACGACGCCCTGCGCGCCAAAGGCAGCGACGCGCTGGTGGCAGGCTCCGTGCGTCAGAGCGCCGATGGCCGCCTGGTGGTCAACTTCAAACTCTGGGATGTGGTGGCTGGGCAAGAAAAGCTCGGGCAAAGCATCACCGTCGCCGCGCCAGACGCCCGCCGTGCCGCCCACCGCATCGCCGATGTGCTGTACGAATTCCTGACGGGGGACAAAGGCGTCTACTCAACCCAAGTGGCCTACATCACGCGCAGCGCGGGCCGCTACGAACTGCGCCTGGCCGATGCCGACGGCGAGAACTCGCAGCTCGTGCTCAGTAGCGCCAGCCCGTTGATTTCGCCCGCTTGGTCGCCCAGCGGTGAAGAGCTGGCCTACGTCTCGTTCGAAACCGGCAAAGCCGTGGTGTGGGTGCAAAACCTGCGCAACGGGCAGCGGCGCCAATTGGCCAACTTCCGGGGCTCCAACAGTGCGCCTGCGTGGTCGCCCAACGGCCAAGAGTTGGCCATGACGCTGTCACGCGATGGGGTGTCGCAGGTGTATGTGATGTCGCGTGCAGGTGGCAATCCGCGTCGGGTCACCAACAGCGGCTCGATCGACACCGAAGCCGCCTACAGCCCCGATGGCCGCATGATTTACTTCGTCAGCGATCGAGGCGGTTCGCCGCAGATTTACCGCGTCTCCAGCGCTGGGGGGGACGCCGAGCGCATCACCTTCGATGGCAATTACAACATCAGCCCGGCCATCAGCCCCGATGGCCGCACGATGGCCTACGTCAAGCGCCAGTCGGGCCAACAATTCACCGTGATGACCATGGATCTGGCCAGCGGCTCGATCCAGAACATCAGTGACACCACCGACGACGAAAGCCCCAGCTTCGCGCCCAACGGCAAATTCTTGGTGTACGCCACACGTTACCAAGGCCGCGAGGTGCTCATGACGGCCACACTGGATGGCAAGGTCAAAGCACGTTTGGTCACCGCCACGGGCGTGGACATCCGCGAACCGGTCTGGGGGCCGTTCCTGCGCTGA
- the rng gene encoding ribonuclease G, protein MHDILINWAPQETRVAIIENGAVQELHIERALERGLVGNVYLGKVARVLPGMQSAFIDIGLERAAFLHVADLHTAHPPHRGDGGSPVPIERQVFEGQHLMVQVVKDPIGTKGARLSTQISVAGRMLVFLPQDNHIGISQKIGSAETREQLRARMTALVGKPEDGGGGGFILRTNAEEATDAELADDIAYLRKAWARIRHAATTRPAGSLLYQDLSLAERVLRDLVNEQTQSIRIDSRLQFERLKAFGEAYTPTAVARLQHYRGERPIFDLYNVDEEIGRALARRVDLKSGGYLIVDQTEALTTIDVNTGGFVGARNFDETIFKTNLEAALAIARQLRLRNLGGIIIVDFIDMLRDDHRHAVLHEFRKQLAKDRTKTTVSGFTQLGLVEMTRKRTRESLAHQLCQPCPICEGRGQVKTARTICYDILREILREARQFDPKEFRVLASASVVEMLLDEESAHLADLSAFIGKPISLTAEPGMRPEQYDIVLM, encoded by the coding sequence ATGCACGACATCCTGATCAACTGGGCTCCCCAAGAGACCCGGGTCGCCATCATCGAGAACGGCGCCGTGCAGGAACTGCACATCGAACGCGCCCTGGAGCGTGGCCTGGTCGGCAACGTTTATCTGGGCAAGGTGGCCCGCGTCCTGCCCGGCATGCAAAGCGCCTTCATCGACATCGGCTTGGAGCGCGCCGCTTTCCTGCACGTCGCGGATTTGCACACCGCCCACCCGCCCCATCGCGGTGACGGCGGCTCTCCCGTGCCCATCGAACGCCAGGTGTTTGAAGGCCAGCACCTCATGGTGCAGGTCGTCAAAGATCCCATTGGCACCAAGGGTGCGCGGCTGTCCACCCAAATCAGCGTGGCCGGGCGCATGCTGGTGTTTTTGCCGCAAGACAACCACATCGGCATCTCGCAAAAAATCGGCTCGGCCGAAACCCGCGAACAACTGCGCGCCCGCATGACCGCTTTGGTCGGCAAACCTGAAGACGGCGGCGGGGGCGGGTTCATCCTGCGCACCAACGCCGAAGAAGCCACCGACGCCGAATTGGCCGACGACATCGCCTACCTGCGCAAAGCCTGGGCCCGCATCCGCCACGCCGCCACGACGCGCCCCGCCGGCAGCCTGCTCTACCAAGACCTGAGCTTGGCCGAGCGCGTGCTGCGCGATTTGGTGAACGAACAAACCCAATCGATCCGCATCGACTCGCGCTTGCAGTTCGAGCGCCTCAAAGCCTTCGGCGAAGCCTACACACCGACGGCGGTGGCACGTTTGCAGCACTACCGGGGCGAACGGCCGATTTTTGATTTGTACAACGTCGATGAAGAAATCGGCCGGGCGCTGGCGCGGCGGGTCGATCTCAAATCTGGCGGTTACCTCATCGTCGATCAAACCGAGGCGTTGACCACCATCGACGTCAACACCGGCGGCTTCGTCGGGGCGCGCAACTTCGACGAAACCATCTTCAAAACCAATTTGGAGGCGGCGCTGGCCATCGCTCGGCAACTGCGCTTGCGCAACCTGGGCGGCATCATCATCGTGGACTTCATCGACATGCTGCGCGATGACCATCGCCACGCCGTGTTGCACGAATTCCGCAAGCAGTTGGCCAAAGATCGCACCAAAACCACGGTCAGCGGCTTCACCCAACTCGGTTTGGTGGAGATGACGCGCAAGCGCACCCGCGAATCCCTGGCGCACCAGCTCTGCCAACCCTGCCCGATTTGCGAGGGGCGCGGCCAAGTCAAAACTGCGCGCACCATTTGCTACGACATCCTGCGGGAAATCCTGCGCGAAGCGCGCCAGTTTGACCCGAAGGAGTTCCGGGTGCTGGCCAGTGCCAGCGTCGTCGAAATGCTGCTCGATGAAGAAAGCGCGCACCTGGCGGATTTGTCCGCGTTCATCGGCAAGCCCATCTCGCTCACCGCCGAGCCCGGCATGCGCCCCGAGCAGTACGACATTGTGTTGATGTAA
- a CDS encoding SUMF1/EgtB/PvdO family nonheme iron enzyme gives MFGSTGTPWGGWQVWAPLAVVCAAAVLTPSAQAARLALVIGNAAYPDSPLKNPVNDAQDVASKLTSLGFKVEKVENLRKSQIGRTVSGFASRIRPGDEVVVFYAGHGLQVKGVNYLPAVDADIQTEDDVPLNSLSVNALMDRLEEAKAGVKLVFLDACRNNPYARAFRSASRGLARVEGAPSGTLILFATRPGSVAADGTGRNGLYTSQLLRFMGTPGLNVESMHKKVAAEVETASRGAQEPWTEGSLKGDFYFNLVVIQPPAPPVDAEQQAWEAAQRVNTLRAYEAYLNQYPQGKFAPAARVMVAGLSPAPTPVPVPAPVPPAPRPAPTPTPAPAPAPTVPVQGQTARECVQNTCFEMVAIPAGTFQMGSPDTENDRESYEGPVHTVNVQGFWMGKTEVTQGLWKAVMGSNPSHFSSCGDTCPVEKVSWDDAQKFIKKLNGVTGKKYRLPSEAEWEYAARAGTKTRWSFGDQESQLGEYAWYYRNSDSKTHPVGQNKPNPWGLQDMHGNVWEWVQDRWYNNYDGAPTDGSAWEAGDFSGRGLRGGSWGSSARGTRAANRINNTPGDRSYFNGFRLARTN, from the coding sequence ATGTTTGGATCGACAGGAACCCCCTGGGGCGGGTGGCAGGTGTGGGCGCCGTTGGCGGTGGTGTGTGCGGCGGCAGTGTTGACGCCTTCAGCGCAGGCGGCGCGGCTGGCGTTGGTGATTGGCAATGCGGCCTATCCCGACAGCCCACTGAAAAACCCGGTGAATGATGCGCAAGATGTGGCCAGCAAACTCACCAGCCTGGGGTTTAAGGTTGAAAAGGTGGAAAACCTGCGCAAGAGCCAGATTGGGCGCACGGTGTCTGGGTTTGCCAGCCGAATTCGTCCGGGGGATGAGGTGGTGGTGTTTTACGCTGGGCACGGTTTGCAGGTGAAGGGGGTAAATTATTTGCCGGCGGTGGATGCTGACATTCAAACGGAAGACGATGTGCCCCTGAACAGCCTGAGCGTGAATGCGCTGATGGATCGGCTGGAGGAAGCCAAGGCGGGGGTGAAACTGGTATTTTTGGATGCGTGCCGCAATAACCCATATGCGCGGGCGTTTCGCAGTGCGAGCCGGGGTTTGGCGCGGGTGGAGGGGGCGCCGTCTGGCACGTTGATTTTGTTTGCCACGCGGCCCGGCAGTGTGGCGGCGGATGGAACGGGCCGCAATGGGTTGTACACCTCGCAGTTGCTGCGTTTCATGGGCACGCCGGGGTTGAATGTGGAGAGTATGCACAAAAAGGTGGCGGCGGAGGTGGAAACAGCGTCACGCGGGGCGCAGGAGCCGTGGACAGAGGGGAGTTTGAAGGGGGATTTTTATTTCAACTTGGTGGTGATTCAGCCGCCAGCGCCGCCGGTGGATGCGGAGCAGCAAGCGTGGGAAGCGGCGCAGCGGGTGAATACGTTGCGGGCGTATGAGGCATATTTGAACCAATATCCGCAGGGGAAGTTTGCGCCGGCGGCGCGGGTGATGGTGGCGGGGTTGTCGCCAGCGCCCACGCCTGTGCCGGTTCCGGCCCCTGTGCCACCTGCACCCCGTCCGGCGCCAACGCCCACGCCAGCCCCTGCGCCGGCTCCAACGGTGCCTGTTCAGGGGCAAACAGCGCGTGAATGCGTGCAAAACACCTGCTTTGAAATGGTTGCCATCCCCGCCGGCACTTTCCAAATGGGCTCGCCGGATACGGAAAACGATCGTGAATCATACGAAGGCCCGGTTCACACGGTGAACGTGCAAGGGTTCTGGATGGGCAAGACGGAGGTGACGCAAGGGCTGTGGAAGGCGGTGATGGGGAGCAACCCGAGCCACTTTAGTTCGTGCGGGGACACTTGCCCGGTGGAAAAGGTGAGTTGGGATGATGCCCAGAAATTCATCAAGAAGCTGAATGGTGTGACGGGGAAAAAATACCGTTTGCCGAGTGAGGCGGAATGGGAATATGCGGCGAGGGCGGGGACAAAAACGAGGTGGAGTTTTGGTGATCAAGAATCCCAACTGGGGGAGTATGCATGGTATTATAGAAACAGTGATTCAAAGACGCATCCTGTAGGGCAAAATAAACCCAACCCGTGGGGATTGCAGGATATGCACGGGAATGTTTGGGAGTGGGTTCAAGATCGCTGGTACAATAATTACGATGGGGCGCCGACGGATGGAAGTGCGTGGGAGGCTGGGGATTTCAGTGGGCGTGGGCTGCGCGGCGGCTCCTGGGGCAGCAGCGCCAGGGGCACCCGCGCCGCCAACCGCATCAACAACACGCCCGGCGACCGGAGCTACTTCAACGGGTTCCGTCTTGCCAGGACAAATTAG
- a CDS encoding Maf family protein, which translates to MPPVLYLASQSPRRRQLLTQIGVTPELLLPDADEDAEALETERAGEAPRAYVERVTLNKLTAACARLARRGWPVAPVLCSDTTVALGSRILGKPTDEADALATLRQLSGHTHAVLTAVAVAVPAAAGWQQRLAVSVSHVRFAELPDDVLRAYVASGEPFGKAGAYAIQSSLAGWIPQIEGSYSGIMGLPLYETTQLLRDLGVHP; encoded by the coding sequence ATGCCCCCCGTCCTCTACCTCGCCTCCCAAAGCCCCCGCCGCCGCCAGCTCCTCACCCAAATCGGCGTGACGCCCGAGCTGCTCCTGCCTGACGCCGACGAAGACGCCGAAGCCCTCGAAACCGAACGCGCAGGCGAGGCCCCGCGTGCCTACGTCGAGCGCGTCACCCTCAACAAACTGACGGCGGCCTGCGCCCGGCTGGCCCGGCGCGGCTGGCCCGTGGCCCCGGTGCTGTGTTCCGATACCACCGTGGCCCTCGGTTCGCGCATCCTCGGCAAACCCACCGACGAGGCCGACGCCCTGGCCACGCTGCGCCAACTTTCCGGCCACACCCACGCCGTGCTGACCGCCGTCGCCGTGGCCGTGCCAGCGGCAGCGGGGTGGCAACAACGCTTGGCCGTGAGCGTCTCCCACGTCCGTTTCGCCGAGCTGCCGGACGACGTGCTGCGCGCCTACGTCGCCAGCGGGGAGCCGTTTGGCAAGGCCGGCGCCTACGCCATCCAGAGTTCCCTGGCCGGCTGGATCCCTCAGATCGAAGGAAGTTACTCCGGTATCATGGGTTTGCCCCTCTACGAGACAACCCAGTTGCTGCGCGACCTTGGCGTGCATCCCTGA
- a CDS encoding arsenate reductase, with amino-acid sequence MTLTLYGIPNCTTVKRARAFLAEHTVAHVFHDLKKQGLSAALLQPWVEQLGWERLVNRQGTTWRQLDPARQAAVVDAPSAVEQLLATPSLMRRPVVVWPDGHVSVGFDALTWTETLKRSV; translated from the coding sequence ATGACCCTGACCCTCTACGGAATCCCGAACTGCACCACGGTCAAGCGGGCGCGTGCTTTTTTGGCAGAGCACACCGTAGCGCATGTGTTCCACGACCTGAAAAAACAGGGCCTCAGCGCGGCCCTGTTACAGCCTTGGGTTGAGCAATTGGGCTGGGAGCGCTTGGTCAATCGCCAGGGCACAACGTGGCGCCAACTCGATCCAGCACGGCAAGCGGCTGTGGTGGATGCTCCCAGCGCTGTCGAACAGTTGCTGGCCACGCCCAGTTTGATGCGCCGTCCGGTGGTGGTGTGGCCAGACGGGCATGTCAGCGTCGGGTTTGATGCGCTGACTTGGACAGAAACGCTCAAACGGTCGGTGTGA
- a CDS encoding OmpA family protein: MKKLQVWRAGWAIVAVTAALAGCATRVPLDVEAPLEVRTVQGELLPSDLQAAPSDPLGSAIASLAPVTRPPRTHPDHAATDAVAANEQAAAAVSGNKVYFDFDSFDIRDEFRPLIGRYAGQMLASTKRVLVVEGYADERGSREYNLALGQKRAGAVLQALQAQGVPRQRMEAISWGEERPADPGHNEVAWARNRRAELKMRSR; the protein is encoded by the coding sequence ATGAAAAAACTTCAGGTTTGGCGAGCCGGGTGGGCGATCGTGGCTGTGACCGCCGCCTTGGCAGGCTGCGCCACCCGCGTGCCTTTGGATGTGGAAGCACCTTTGGAGGTGCGCACCGTGCAGGGCGAACTGCTGCCCTCCGATCTCCAAGCGGCGCCCTCGGACCCCCTGGGATCGGCCATCGCCAGTTTGGCCCCGGTGACGCGGCCCCCCCGCACCCACCCAGACCACGCCGCCACCGACGCGGTGGCGGCCAATGAGCAAGCGGCAGCGGCGGTGTCCGGCAACAAGGTTTACTTCGATTTCGACAGCTTCGACATCCGAGACGAGTTCCGGCCCCTGATTGGGCGTTATGCCGGCCAGATGCTGGCGTCCACCAAGCGTGTCCTGGTGGTCGAAGGGTATGCCGACGAACGCGGCAGCCGCGAGTACAACCTAGCGCTGGGGCAGAAGCGCGCTGGCGCAGTGCTCCAAGCCCTGCAAGCCCAAGGCGTCCCCCGACAGCGCATGGAGGCCATCAGTTGGGGAGAAGAGCGTCCAGCCGACCCGGGGCACAACGAAGTGGCTTGGGCCCGCAATCGCCGTGCTGAATTGAAAATGAGGAGCCGTTGA
- a CDS encoding nucleotidyltransferase substrate binding protein, with amino-acid sequence MTPLDLTPLARALAALQRGLLRWQATPDDEELRDACIQRFEFTFELCWKMLKRRLEMDAPNAAEVDGMSYRALMRAGAEHGLLTDVAPWWVYRDKRNITSHTYDAAKAAQVAAVLPAFAQDAAALLRALEQRAVDAENDA; translated from the coding sequence ATGACACCCCTCGACCTCACCCCTTTGGCCCGAGCCCTCGCCGCCCTGCAACGCGGCCTGCTGCGCTGGCAAGCCACCCCGGATGACGAAGAACTGCGCGATGCCTGCATCCAGCGCTTCGAGTTCACCTTCGAGCTGTGCTGGAAGATGCTCAAACGCCGCCTGGAAATGGATGCGCCCAACGCTGCCGAAGTCGATGGCATGAGCTACCGCGCCCTGATGCGCGCCGGCGCCGAACACGGGCTGCTCACCGACGTGGCACCGTGGTGGGTGTACCGCGACAAGCGCAACATCACCTCCCACACCTACGACGCGGCCAAAGCCGCCCAAGTCGCCGCCGTGCTGCCCGCCTTTGCGCAGGATGCCGCCGCGTTGCTGCGCGCTTTGGAACAACGCGCCGTTGACGCCGAAAACGACGCATGA